The following are from one region of the Pelagibius sp. CAU 1746 genome:
- a CDS encoding SDR family oxidoreductase produces MTAEPVLIIGGRSDIGRAVAHRFAAAGHPIQLAARGAAGLAPDKADIELRHDVAVTLHELDVLAPESFDGFIDGLGDLPGVAICAVGVLGEQAVCERDHGAAALVMRSNYEGPAAILAALANRFEARGSGALVGISSVAGERGRAANYIYGSAKAGFTAFLSGLRNRLARKGVHVVTVLPGFVATRMTDGMDLPKRLTATPEAVATAVEAALRRRRDVVYVKPVWALVMMAIRTIPEGIFKGMRI; encoded by the coding sequence ATGACGGCCGAACCCGTTCTGATCATCGGCGGCCGCTCCGACATCGGCCGGGCCGTCGCGCACCGCTTCGCCGCGGCCGGCCACCCGATCCAACTCGCCGCACGCGGTGCCGCCGGCCTCGCCCCCGACAAGGCGGACATCGAGCTGCGCCATGACGTGGCCGTTACCCTGCACGAACTCGACGTGCTGGCGCCGGAAAGCTTCGACGGTTTCATCGACGGTCTGGGTGATTTGCCCGGTGTCGCGATTTGCGCGGTGGGCGTCCTGGGGGAGCAGGCGGTCTGCGAGCGCGACCACGGGGCGGCCGCCCTGGTGATGCGCAGCAATTACGAAGGGCCCGCCGCGATCCTGGCGGCGCTGGCCAACCGCTTCGAGGCCCGGGGCAGCGGGGCGCTGGTCGGTATCAGTTCGGTCGCGGGCGAGCGGGGCCGCGCGGCGAACTATATCTATGGTTCCGCCAAAGCGGGTTTCACGGCCTTCCTCTCGGGGCTGAGAAACCGGCTGGCGCGCAAAGGCGTGCACGTGGTGACCGTGCTGCCGGGCTTCGTCGCCACCAGGATGACTGACGGAATGGATCTGCCGAAGCGGCTGACGGCCACTCCCGAAGCGGTCGCGACCGCCGTCGAGGCGGCCCTGCGCCGCAGGAGGGACGTGGTCTACGTGAAACCGGTCTGGGCGCTTGTCATGATGGCGATCCGGACCATACCGGAAGGGATATTCAAGGGAATGCGGATATGA
- a CDS encoding FAD-binding oxidoreductase: MILSGWGRFPRQDCRVTRPRGEAGLKDLVAAGGLIARGNGRAYGDSALSRRNTVDMRGFNRLLAFDPESGRLTAEAGVLLQDVISVFLPRGWFPAVTPGTKYVTLGGMIAADVHGKNHHKDGSFGAFVDWIDVMGRDGEVRRCSRDREAELFGWTLGGMGLTGVILRAAFRLRPVDSAWIRQTAIPTANLAETMKCFSDHRTATYAVAWVDCLAGGGGLGRSLVLLGEHARREELPAKKRQAPYAVPARRRLSLPFEVPDFLLNSLTLRAFNTFYYHRGRQGAGERLVDWDSFFYPLDSLLGWNRIYGRRGFAQFQCVLPLERSQAGLSALLEATSRAGRGSFLAVLKRLGRQESRISFPMEGYTLALDFPISPGAQRLLAELDRIAIDHGGRFYLAKDGRMPAQTLHRADPRAEIFRARREGLGLAEVFASAQSERLRL, translated from the coding sequence ATGATCCTCTCGGGTTGGGGGCGTTTTCCCCGGCAGGACTGCCGCGTGACCCGCCCGCGCGGAGAGGCCGGTCTGAAAGACCTGGTCGCCGCCGGCGGACTGATCGCCCGGGGCAACGGCCGCGCCTATGGGGACAGCGCGCTCAGCCGGCGCAATACCGTCGACATGCGCGGCTTCAATCGCTTGCTCGCCTTCGATCCCGAGAGTGGCCGGCTCACCGCCGAGGCGGGAGTGCTGCTCCAGGACGTCATCTCGGTCTTCCTGCCGCGGGGCTGGTTCCCGGCGGTGACGCCCGGCACCAAGTACGTGACCCTGGGCGGCATGATCGCCGCCGACGTGCACGGCAAGAACCATCACAAGGATGGGTCCTTCGGTGCCTTCGTGGACTGGATCGACGTCATGGGTCGGGACGGGGAGGTGCGGCGCTGCAGCCGGGACCGGGAAGCCGAGCTTTTCGGCTGGACTCTGGGCGGCATGGGCCTCACCGGGGTCATTCTGCGCGCGGCCTTCCGGCTGCGCCCGGTGGACTCCGCCTGGATTCGGCAGACCGCCATTCCCACGGCGAACCTGGCCGAGACGATGAAGTGCTTCTCCGACCACCGGACGGCGACCTACGCCGTCGCCTGGGTCGACTGCCTGGCCGGCGGTGGCGGGCTCGGGCGCTCTCTCGTTCTGCTGGGCGAGCACGCGCGTCGCGAGGAACTGCCGGCGAAGAAGCGCCAGGCGCCCTATGCGGTCCCGGCGAGACGCCGCCTGAGCCTGCCCTTCGAGGTGCCGGACTTCCTTCTGAACAGCCTGACCCTGCGCGCCTTCAATACCTTCTACTATCACCGGGGCCGGCAGGGCGCGGGGGAACGGCTGGTCGACTGGGACAGCTTCTTCTATCCCCTGGATAGCCTGCTCGGCTGGAACCGTATCTACGGCCGCCGCGGTTTCGCCCAGTTCCAATGCGTCCTGCCGCTGGAGCGTTCGCAGGCGGGATTGAGCGCCCTCCTGGAGGCGACGTCGCGGGCGGGACGGGGCTCGTTCCTGGCGGTCCTCAAACGCCTCGGGCGCCAGGAGAGCCGCATCTCCTTTCCCATGGAGGGTTACACCCTGGCCCTGGACTTTCCCATCTCGCCCGGCGCGCAGCGCCTGCTGGCGGAGCTGGACCGCATCGCCATCGACCACGGCGGGCGCTTCTACCTTGCCAAGGACGGGCGGATGCCGGCGCAGACCCTGCACCGGGCCGACCCGAGGGCGGAAATCTTCCGCGCGCGCCGCGAAGGGTTGGGACTTGCGGAGGTCTTCGCCTCCGCCCAATCGGAAAGGCTGCGCCTATGA
- a CDS encoding GtrA family protein produces MSFWSLLLRYAFFAVLATVANLAVQRAVLASAGQGAGLLPALIFGTAAGLLVKYTLDKRWIFYDTSGGLRSHGRKFTLYTAMGIFTTAIFWGTETAFWLIWRSDALRELGAVLGLAVGYAVKYHLDRRLVFTRARAAEGGRA; encoded by the coding sequence GTGAGCTTCTGGTCTCTCCTCCTGCGTTATGCCTTTTTCGCGGTCCTCGCCACCGTGGCGAACCTCGCGGTCCAGCGCGCCGTTCTGGCCTCGGCGGGCCAAGGCGCGGGCCTCTTGCCGGCGCTGATCTTCGGTACCGCCGCGGGGCTGCTCGTGAAGTACACGCTCGACAAGCGCTGGATCTTCTACGACACCTCCGGCGGGCTGCGCTCCCATGGCCGCAAGTTCACGCTCTACACCGCCATGGGGATCTTCACGACCGCCATCTTCTGGGGCACGGAGACGGCGTTCTGGCTGATCTGGCGCAGTGACGCCCTGCGCGAACTCGGGGCCGTTCTGGGTCTGGCGGTGGGCTACGCGGTGAAGTACCACCTGGACCGGCGCCTGGTGTTCACACGGGCGCGCGCCGCCGAAGGGGGCCGGGCATGA
- a CDS encoding UbiA family prenyltransferase, translated as MMTARRVLVVDLDGTLVHTDMLFETFWAAFAKNWATPFLAVRSFARGRAALKRKLCELGAVDIASLPYNEGVIGYVRRWRAEGGRAALVTASDRTLAEEVASHLGIFDEVHGSDGETNLKGTQKAEFLEERFGHEGFVYIGDAAADIPVWEKAEKAVTVNLPRAVKARVDALGRDAEHLVSRVPSIKPYVKALRVHQWLKNLLVFVPMMTAHQFNLAALGHSLLAFIAFSFVASSVYVLNDLLDLSSDRAHPRNRNRPFASGTIPIGSGVWLAPLLLLDGLAIASLLGESFLLVLAAYYAATLSYSLYFKRRIVIDICLLAGLYTMRIIAGATATGITLSVWLLAFSIFFFFALAAVKRQAELVNSLPKGEGQALGRGYRAEDLPLICNTALAAGFVSVLVMALYVNSPAVLELYGYPQALWGVCLVLLYWISRIVMVTHRGQMHDDPVVFAVRDSTSLLCLLIILAFAAGGMVL; from the coding sequence ATGATGACCGCCCGACGTGTCCTGGTCGTGGATCTGGATGGAACGTTGGTCCACACCGACATGCTCTTCGAGACCTTCTGGGCGGCCTTCGCGAAGAACTGGGCCACGCCCTTCCTGGCTGTCCGGAGCTTTGCCAGGGGGCGCGCGGCCTTGAAGCGAAAGCTCTGCGAGTTGGGCGCCGTCGACATTGCCTCCCTTCCCTACAATGAAGGTGTGATTGGCTACGTCCGGCGCTGGCGCGCCGAGGGCGGGCGCGCGGCCCTCGTCACCGCCAGCGACCGGACTCTGGCCGAGGAGGTCGCCTCGCATCTGGGGATCTTCGACGAGGTCCACGGCTCCGACGGCGAAACCAACCTGAAGGGAACGCAGAAAGCCGAATTTCTCGAAGAGCGTTTCGGGCACGAGGGGTTCGTCTACATCGGCGATGCCGCGGCCGACATTCCGGTGTGGGAGAAGGCCGAGAAAGCGGTGACGGTGAACCTGCCACGCGCCGTCAAGGCGCGGGTGGACGCCCTGGGGCGCGATGCAGAACACCTGGTCAGCCGCGTTCCCTCGATCAAACCCTATGTGAAGGCGCTGCGCGTCCATCAATGGCTGAAGAACCTGCTGGTCTTCGTGCCGATGATGACGGCGCATCAATTCAACCTGGCGGCCCTCGGCCATTCGCTGCTCGCCTTCATCGCCTTCAGCTTCGTCGCCTCCAGCGTCTACGTGCTCAACGACCTGCTGGACCTTTCGTCGGACCGCGCGCATCCGCGCAACCGCAACCGGCCCTTCGCCTCGGGCACGATTCCGATCGGCAGCGGCGTCTGGCTGGCGCCGCTTCTGCTGCTGGACGGCCTCGCCATCGCTTCCCTCCTCGGCGAGAGCTTTCTGCTCGTGCTGGCGGCCTACTATGCGGCGACCCTGAGCTATTCCCTGTACTTCAAGCGCCGGATCGTGATCGACATCTGCCTGCTTGCGGGCCTCTACACGATGCGGATCATCGCCGGCGCGACGGCGACGGGAATTACCCTGTCGGTCTGGCTGCTCGCCTTCTCGATTTTCTTCTTCTTCGCCCTGGCCGCGGTGAAGCGGCAGGCGGAGTTGGTGAACAGCCTGCCCAAGGGCGAGGGCCAGGCGCTCGGCCGCGGCTACCGCGCCGAGGACTTGCCATTGATCTGCAACACGGCCTTGGCCGCCGGCTTCGTCTCCGTCCTGGTCATGGCGCTTTACGTGAATTCGCCGGCGGTACTGGAACTCTACGGCTATCCCCAGGCCCTTTGGGGTGTCTGTCTGGTTCTGCTCTATTGGATCAGCCGCATCGTGATGGTGACCCACCGGGGGCAGATGCACGACGACCCGGTGGTCTTCGCCGTCCGCGACTCGACCAGCCTGCTGTGCCTGCTGATCATCCTCGCCTTCGCGGCCGGAGGCATGGTGCTGTGA
- a CDS encoding IclR family transcriptional regulator translates to MDAPAKHKNHDIYFVPGLFRGLRVLEILAAEEKPLTVSEIARALDVSRSSAFRLIYTLKYMGFAESTDDGRNFKLGARVLNLGFSYLASQDIITTARADLEDLRDETGISAHLAILEKQEVLFLDCVQSRSGFLSNVNVGTRIPAHASPLGWLMLSDLPSRELAARYEGATFKRLTEKTPTNTEQLLHAVSQAAAHGVVVSQGIAEQGGCSISAPVLDRNGKIIAAIDISGPASAFEAERMESDYVSKVRAAAMSISRRLGYVA, encoded by the coding sequence ATGGACGCACCTGCCAAGCACAAGAATCACGACATCTACTTCGTGCCTGGATTGTTTCGCGGCCTTCGCGTTCTGGAAATCCTCGCGGCCGAAGAAAAGCCGCTGACGGTAAGCGAGATTGCGCGCGCGCTTGACGTCAGTCGCTCTTCAGCCTTTCGCCTGATCTATACGTTGAAATACATGGGTTTTGCGGAAAGCACGGATGATGGCCGAAACTTCAAACTTGGCGCGCGCGTGCTGAACCTCGGCTTCTCCTACTTAGCGTCGCAGGACATCATCACTACCGCCAGGGCCGATCTTGAAGATCTGCGCGACGAGACCGGCATTTCCGCACACCTTGCAATTCTAGAGAAGCAAGAGGTGTTGTTCCTCGACTGTGTCCAGTCGAGGTCGGGATTTCTGAGCAACGTAAACGTCGGAACCAGGATTCCGGCCCATGCATCGCCGCTTGGCTGGCTGATGCTGTCTGACCTGCCAAGCCGCGAGCTCGCCGCACGCTATGAAGGAGCAACCTTCAAACGCCTCACCGAGAAAACACCAACTAACACCGAGCAATTGCTTCATGCGGTGAGCCAGGCCGCTGCCCACGGTGTTGTCGTGAGCCAAGGTATTGCCGAGCAAGGCGGCTGTTCCATATCGGCGCCCGTCCTCGACCGCAACGGCAAGATCATCGCCGCGATCGATATCTCCGGACCGGCCTCGGCCTTCGAAGCCGAACGCATGGAGAGCGATTACGTCTCGAAGGTCCGGGCAGCGGCCATGTCAATCTCCCGCCGCCTTGGCTATGTTGCCTGA
- a CDS encoding 3-keto-5-aminohexanoate cleavage protein, with amino-acid sequence MAGKTIVTCAVTGNLTRREQHPGLPVTPEEIAAAALGAARAGAAVVHLHARDPETGRGSMKFEYYKEIVERIRSENRELILNLTTGEGGRFVPGLEDPLVPDPRSTLCAPELRVSHVERLKPEICTLDFNTMWSGEAAVINSPRNLEIMAQRIYSAGVTPEIELFDSGDLHMMKDFLERGILKAPLMVQMVLGTRFGAVASPQTMSYLVSQLPAGAIWAAFGIGRMEFPMVAQAWLLGGHVRVGMEDNLYIARGELVRDNAQLVERAVSIVESLGGAIASPQEAREILMLSGSPSGNIAKAAGD; translated from the coding sequence ATGGCCGGTAAGACCATCGTTACTTGTGCCGTTACAGGAAACCTGACGCGCCGCGAACAGCATCCGGGATTGCCGGTCACGCCTGAAGAGATCGCAGCGGCCGCGCTTGGTGCTGCACGCGCCGGCGCCGCTGTGGTCCATCTGCACGCGCGGGATCCGGAGACCGGCCGAGGCTCGATGAAGTTCGAGTACTACAAAGAGATCGTCGAGCGGATCCGCTCCGAGAACCGAGAACTCATCCTGAACCTGACGACAGGTGAGGGAGGCCGCTTCGTGCCGGGTCTTGAAGATCCTCTGGTGCCGGACCCACGTTCGACCCTCTGCGCGCCAGAGTTACGTGTGTCGCATGTCGAGCGCCTGAAACCTGAGATCTGCACGCTCGATTTCAATACCATGTGGTCGGGAGAGGCGGCCGTTATCAACAGCCCCCGCAACCTGGAGATTATGGCGCAGCGGATCTACTCCGCAGGGGTCACACCGGAAATCGAACTCTTCGATTCGGGCGACCTCCATATGATGAAGGATTTTCTGGAGAGGGGGATTCTGAAGGCGCCGCTGATGGTCCAGATGGTTTTGGGGACGAGGTTCGGAGCGGTCGCCAGTCCTCAGACCATGTCATATCTCGTGTCGCAACTGCCTGCAGGTGCGATCTGGGCAGCCTTCGGTATCGGTCGGATGGAGTTCCCTATGGTCGCGCAAGCCTGGTTGCTTGGCGGCCATGTCCGAGTTGGGATGGAAGACAATCTCTATATTGCCCGCGGAGAACTGGTTCGCGACAACGCCCAGCTCGTCGAACGGGCCGTGTCAATAGTCGAATCGCTGGGTGGCGCCATCGCTTCGCCGCAGGAAGCGCGCGAAATTCTCATGCTCTCAGGTAGTCCGTCAGGCAACATAGCCAAGGCGGCGGGAGATTGA
- a CDS encoding aspartate aminotransferase family protein produces MSAVFHRDLSADLPVIDRGDGVYLIDSTGKRYLDASGGAAVSCLGHNHSRVIDRLGEQLAKVSFAHTSFFTNAPAEELADDLVARAPKGFGSGRAMFLGSGSEAMEAALKLARQYFLERDEPRRNRFIARRMAYHGNTLGALSVGGHMQRREPYAPLLLDVGRVSPCFAYRFKQQAESDEDYAYRLVQELDTEIRRIGPEEVAAFVVEPISGASLGCVPPVPGYFQGVREVCDRYGILLIADEVMCGIGRTGSFYALEQEGVAPDIITVAKGLGAGYQPIAAVLASEGVVGAIQGGSGVLANGHTYMSHAVACAGALAVLNVIDEENLVERVGTQGRLLDAVLRSRFGQHPNVGDIRGRGLFVALELVQDRETKTPFPEALRLATTIKSIARDCGLICYPSSGCADGVSGDHVLLAPPYIVDDSQIEEIGEKLEVVLARALERWHKEG; encoded by the coding sequence ATGAGCGCCGTGTTTCACCGAGACCTGTCGGCTGATCTGCCTGTGATCGACCGCGGCGACGGTGTCTATCTGATTGATTCGACGGGTAAGCGATACCTCGATGCATCCGGCGGTGCGGCAGTTTCCTGCCTTGGGCACAATCATTCTAGGGTGATCGATCGACTCGGTGAACAGTTGGCCAAGGTCTCCTTCGCTCATACTTCTTTTTTCACCAATGCGCCGGCGGAAGAACTTGCCGACGACCTCGTCGCTAGGGCCCCGAAGGGTTTCGGAAGCGGCCGGGCAATGTTCCTTGGCTCTGGGTCGGAAGCAATGGAAGCCGCGCTCAAGCTGGCACGGCAGTATTTTCTGGAACGTGATGAGCCCCGGCGGAACCGTTTCATCGCCCGTCGCATGGCCTACCACGGCAACACGCTGGGTGCCCTCTCGGTTGGTGGCCATATGCAACGTAGGGAGCCCTACGCACCACTACTGCTGGACGTTGGCCGGGTTTCGCCCTGTTTTGCCTATCGTTTCAAGCAACAAGCCGAGTCTGATGAGGACTATGCCTATCGGCTCGTTCAGGAATTGGACACCGAGATCCGGCGCATCGGACCGGAAGAGGTGGCGGCCTTCGTTGTCGAGCCTATATCCGGCGCTTCGCTCGGCTGCGTCCCGCCGGTTCCTGGCTACTTCCAGGGAGTCAGAGAAGTTTGCGACCGCTACGGAATTTTGCTGATTGCCGACGAGGTCATGTGTGGCATCGGCCGCACGGGCAGCTTCTATGCCCTGGAGCAGGAAGGCGTAGCGCCCGACATCATCACCGTCGCCAAGGGGCTGGGCGCGGGCTATCAGCCGATTGCCGCCGTATTGGCTTCGGAGGGCGTTGTGGGGGCGATCCAAGGAGGCAGCGGCGTCCTGGCCAATGGTCACACATATATGAGCCATGCCGTTGCCTGTGCCGGCGCGCTGGCCGTTCTCAATGTCATCGATGAGGAAAACCTGGTCGAGCGCGTAGGGACTCAAGGGCGTCTGCTGGACGCTGTGCTCCGCAGCCGCTTCGGCCAGCACCCCAACGTGGGTGACATCAGGGGGCGCGGGCTCTTTGTTGCCTTGGAACTGGTCCAGGACCGGGAAACCAAGACGCCTTTCCCTGAAGCATTGCGCCTAGCAACGACGATAAAGTCGATAGCCCGGGATTGTGGGCTGATTTGCTACCCCTCCAGCGGTTGTGCAGACGGCGTCAGCGGCGACCATGTGTTGCTTGCGCCTCCCTATATCGTGGATGACAGCCAGATCGAAGAGATCGGCGAGAAGCTGGAAGTGGTCTTGGCACGTGCGCTTGAACGCTGGCACAAGGAGGGCTGA
- a CDS encoding CaiB/BaiF CoA-transferase family protein, with protein sequence MLDLTHVLAGPFAAYQLAVLGADVIKVEPVNAPDATRGRGLDDQRNAAGLGLTYETQGGNKRAIALDLEKAKGAEVLRRLIADSDVFLENYRVQALAALGFGYDAVQQLKPDIIYCSLTGFGQRGPRASVNAYDNVIQAASGIMARSGDQKTAASYVDYSAGMNAAFAIAAALFRRGRDGKGTHIDCAMLDCALMLAGPEVTGHLSEAAGPEKPAEAGIGCYDTADGKLMLGAFNFRQNKRLWDLLDEPALAALETWPDLWGAATVMRQVLARKLLSRSAQDWMNIFHEAGIPAERVRGLDEALADPQLAHRRLLQRPPGDSGRETTVPVAAFDFLEDGPRLDSPAPAFGEHTDEILKGIGYSSAEIDAFRSEGAVA encoded by the coding sequence GTGCTGGACCTGACCCATGTCCTGGCCGGCCCTTTTGCGGCTTACCAGTTGGCAGTGCTTGGCGCCGATGTGATCAAGGTCGAGCCGGTCAATGCGCCGGACGCCACCCGTGGGCGGGGCCTCGATGACCAACGCAATGCCGCCGGACTGGGCCTCACCTACGAAACCCAAGGCGGCAACAAGCGGGCCATCGCATTGGACCTTGAGAAGGCCAAGGGCGCCGAAGTACTGCGCCGCCTCATCGCCGACAGCGACGTCTTCCTGGAGAATTATCGGGTACAGGCTCTGGCGGCGTTGGGATTCGGCTACGACGCGGTGCAGCAGCTCAAACCCGATATCATTTACTGTTCCCTGACCGGTTTCGGACAACGCGGTCCCCGCGCCAGCGTCAACGCCTATGACAACGTCATTCAGGCAGCATCCGGCATCATGGCGCGCTCCGGCGACCAAAAGACGGCGGCCTCCTATGTCGACTACAGCGCCGGAATGAACGCCGCCTTCGCCATCGCCGCCGCCCTCTTTCGACGCGGCCGGGACGGCAAGGGCACCCATATCGACTGCGCCATGCTGGACTGCGCCCTGATGCTGGCGGGTCCCGAAGTGACCGGCCACCTCTCGGAGGCGGCAGGACCCGAGAAACCCGCGGAGGCGGGTATCGGCTGCTATGACACTGCCGATGGAAAGCTGATGCTTGGCGCATTCAATTTCCGCCAGAACAAGAGGCTCTGGGACCTGCTGGACGAGCCTGCTCTTGCGGCGCTCGAGACTTGGCCGGACCTCTGGGGCGCCGCCACCGTCATGCGCCAGGTGCTTGCCCGCAAACTGCTAAGCCGCAGCGCCCAGGATTGGATGAACATCTTCCACGAGGCGGGCATTCCGGCCGAACGGGTACGTGGCCTGGATGAAGCCTTGGCGGACCCGCAACTTGCCCATCGCCGCTTGCTGCAAAGGCCCCCGGGCGACTCAGGGCGTGAAACGACCGTCCCCGTCGCTGCCTTCGACTTCCTGGAGGATGGGCCGCGGCTCGATAGCCCTGCGCCGGCGTTCGGCGAGCATACCGATGAGATTTTGAAGGGCATCGGCTATTCCAGCGCAGAGATCGACGCCTTCCGGTCGGAGGGCGCTGTCGCATGA
- a CDS encoding SMP-30/gluconolactonase/LRE family protein gives MRPNLRILVAEAFTRLPAEFRHLGPPSPWASMTRPGKQMHSFLEGPVFAADGSLWVADVPYGRIFRVHQDGDWDLAFSYDGEPHSLRPMPDGRFAVVDYSKGLLALDPDNGTLEVLAADDGREPFLGLSDVTVSDQGDIWFTDSGRSSLSDPRGRLYRRRPDGKVERVLETIPYPNGLVISPDGVLLYLAVTRANAVWRLKTEGAETPPMVGIYIQLSGGLGPDGLAITADGFLALAQAQAGRAFIFDPRGDAVTEIRTPDGLSTTSVAFDRNDNLVIVEADSGSLYRVPLEQWKP, from the coding sequence ATGAGACCTAACCTGCGTATCTTGGTTGCGGAAGCCTTCACCAGGCTCCCGGCCGAGTTCCGCCACCTCGGGCCACCCAGCCCCTGGGCAAGCATGACCCGGCCCGGGAAGCAGATGCACTCCTTTCTAGAAGGACCGGTGTTTGCGGCGGACGGCAGCCTCTGGGTCGCCGATGTACCCTACGGCCGCATATTCCGCGTCCACCAGGATGGGGACTGGGACCTCGCTTTCTCCTACGATGGCGAACCTCACTCGCTGCGGCCAATGCCAGATGGCCGCTTCGCCGTCGTCGACTACTCCAAGGGACTTCTGGCCTTGGACCCGGACAACGGGACCCTCGAGGTCCTTGCCGCCGACGATGGCCGGGAGCCCTTTCTGGGCCTGTCCGATGTCACAGTTTCTGACCAAGGCGACATCTGGTTCACAGACAGCGGACGGTCCAGCCTCTCGGACCCGCGCGGCCGGCTCTACCGGCGCCGGCCCGACGGCAAGGTCGAGCGGGTGCTGGAAACCATTCCCTATCCGAACGGCTTGGTGATCAGTCCGGACGGCGTGCTCCTTTACCTTGCGGTAACCCGCGCCAACGCGGTCTGGCGGCTCAAAACGGAGGGCGCAGAAACACCGCCGATGGTGGGCATTTATATTCAGCTTTCTGGCGGACTTGGCCCGGACGGCCTGGCGATAACCGCAGACGGCTTCCTTGCCTTGGCTCAGGCACAGGCCGGAAGAGCCTTCATTTTCGATCCACGCGGCGATGCCGTCACGGAAATCCGCACCCCGGACGGCCTCTCCACCACCAGCGTCGCCTTCGACCGAAACGACAACCTGGTGATCGTAGAAGCCGACAGCGGCTCTCTCTATCGCGTTCCTCTCGAGCAATGGAAACCTTGA
- a CDS encoding dihydrodipicolinate synthase family protein: MTKDDLHGFVPAVVTPFSNDGEILEDDYCAMVEWLIGLGATGICVAGDNGESWALSANERGRLTARARDVARGRAWIMTGCSAPTLDGSLAYAREAAANGAQALLMMPPTYVLKGSRGEILRRYESVSKEIDLPIVLYNSPRRVGYSLGLEDLDAVMQIAPVIGIKESHRDFFHHSHLLDKFRERLSIMIGPCHYILPGLALGAKGFIATGPELLGAAAGRLVDLAKTAPGREHGELHIKLTTVYELLMGLGTWPAAFKAALNLIGQPAGVPRDPVLALDPAQIAGLRSSLNALGIETR; encoded by the coding sequence ATGACCAAAGACGACCTCCATGGCTTCGTGCCCGCCGTGGTGACGCCTTTTTCCAACGATGGCGAAATCCTGGAAGACGATTACTGCGCCATGGTCGAATGGCTCATCGGCCTCGGCGCTACCGGCATCTGCGTCGCCGGCGACAATGGCGAGAGCTGGGCGCTCTCCGCCAACGAACGCGGCCGGCTCACGGCACGCGCCAGAGACGTGGCCCGGGGCAGGGCCTGGATCATGACCGGCTGTTCCGCGCCGACTCTGGACGGCAGCCTCGCCTACGCTCGCGAGGCTGCAGCGAACGGTGCGCAAGCTTTGCTGATGATGCCGCCCACCTATGTCTTAAAGGGCAGCCGTGGCGAGATTCTCCGGCGCTACGAATCCGTTTCAAAGGAAATCGACCTGCCGATTGTCCTCTACAATTCGCCGCGCCGCGTAGGCTACTCCCTCGGCCTTGAAGATCTTGACGCCGTGATGCAAATCGCTCCGGTAATCGGCATCAAGGAAAGCCACAGGGATTTCTTTCACCACAGCCACCTGCTCGACAAATTCCGCGAGCGCCTCTCAATCATGATCGGTCCCTGCCACTACATTCTTCCCGGCCTGGCTCTCGGCGCCAAGGGCTTCATTGCAACCGGACCGGAACTCCTCGGGGCTGCCGCAGGCCGGCTGGTGGACCTCGCGAAGACGGCCCCCGGCAGAGAGCATGGTGAACTTCATATCAAGCTCACTACGGTCTACGAACTGCTGATGGGGCTCGGCACCTGGCCGGCCGCCTTCAAAGCTGCGCTAAACCTCATCGGCCAGCCCGCAGGCGTCCCGCGCGATCCGGTTCTGGCTTTGGATCCGGCCCAGATTGCAGGGCTGCGCAGTTCCCTCAACGCCTTAGGCATCGAAACACGATGA
- a CDS encoding (2Fe-2S)-binding protein produces MKPGNKPGGGIARAKPVGFRFDGATYEAPAGESLAAALLANGIHHLRDGPEDRRPRGAFCYMGLCQECLVEIDGAYVEACRTPISQGLEARRLRYGKAQVK; encoded by the coding sequence ATGAAACCCGGCAACAAGCCCGGGGGCGGCATTGCCCGCGCCAAGCCTGTCGGGTTCCGCTTCGATGGTGCGACCTATGAGGCGCCGGCCGGCGAGAGCCTTGCCGCCGCGCTCTTGGCCAACGGTATTCACCATCTGCGCGACGGGCCGGAAGACCGCCGGCCGCGTGGCGCCTTCTGTTACATGGGCCTTTGCCAGGAATGCCTGGTCGAAATCGATGGTGCCTATGTTGAAGCCTGCCGCACGCCGATCTCTCAAGGGCTCGAAGCGCGGCGCCTGCGCTACGGCAAGGCGCAGGTGAAATGA